From a region of the Triticum aestivum cultivar Chinese Spring chromosome 7D, IWGSC CS RefSeq v2.1, whole genome shotgun sequence genome:
- the LOC123170326 gene encoding dirigent protein 5, with amino-acid sequence MASPFGVLVCLLIVLPKILAISSPIDEIAPLKTCQFPCMTEVNLHLFLHQFVDGPNNPNRNEETLLQASFPFGFGTTIVHDWTLTETTNSRDTVVARVQGVHVQAGLTKPNRWYTTHNIEFQQGRFAGSTLQVMGITAGLESGQWSIVGGTGQFIMAQGIISFTNHPASTFEDGIKELNIRVRFTRDITQAA; translated from the exons ATGGCTAGTCCATTCGGTGTCTTGGTTTGTCTACTCATAGTGCTACCAAAAATCCTTGCTATTTCTAGCCCCATCGACGAGATTGCACCTCTTAAGACATGTCAGTTCCCTTGTATGACCGAGGTTAACTTGCATTTGTTCTTGCACCAATTCGTCGACGGGCCAAACAACCCAAATCGCAATGAGGAAACCTTACTCCAAGCAAGTTTTCCTTTTGGGTTTGGGACGACGATAGTTCATGACTGGACTCTTACCGAGACAACAAATTCCAGAGACACGGTTGTTGCACGTGTACAAGGTGTGCATGTCCAGGCTGGTTTAACCAAGCCTAACAGATGGTACACGACTCATAACATAGAGTTTCAGCAAGGAAG GTTTGCGGGGTCCACCCTTCAAGTGATGGGTATAACCGCAGGTTTGGAAAGTGGGCAGTGGTCTATTGTCGGTGGAACTGGTCAATTCATTATGGCACAGGGTATAATAAGTTTCACAAATCATCCGGCCTCTACTTTTGAAGATGGTATTAAAGAACTCAATATTCGTGTACGCTTCACAAGGGATATTACACAAGCC GCTTGA